AGAGCCATGGCATCGTCCCCGGGCTTGAGCTGCTCGTACTGTTCGGGGGTGAACCCGTAATTGCGCAGCAGGATGATGCCCTGATGATCCGACCCCAACCCCAGCTCGCGCTCGGAGGCGCACATGCCATCCGAGATGTGGCCATAGGTCTTGCGCGGTTCGATACGGAAGTCACCAGGCAGGACGGCCCCCGGCAGGGTCACCACCACTTTTTCCCCCGCGGCCATGTTCGGGGCCCCGCAGACGATGCCCCGGGGCACCTTGCGGCCCTGGTCGTCCACGGCGTTATACTGCTCGCCCACATCCACATGGCACCAGTTGATGGTCTTGCCGTTCTTCTGGGGCTCGGGCTCGGCATCCACCACATAGCCGACCACAATGGGGCCGGTCACCGTGGACTGATGGATGTCCTCTTCCTCCAGACCGACCCGGACCAGGTCCTTGGCCAGCTGTTCATAGGTCAGATCCTCAGGGATCTGCACATGCTCCTTGAGCCAGTCGATATCTACCATTGGCATCTGACGGTCACTCCCCCATCTCGAACTGCTGGCTGAACCGCACGTCACCCTCGACCAGGTCGTGCATATCGTTGATGTCGTGGCGCAGGAGCAGGGTGCGCTCCATGCCCACACCGAAGGCGAAGCCTGAGTAGCGCTGCGGGTCCACTCCGGCCGATCTCAGAACGTTGGGGTTGACCATGCCGCAGCCTCCCCATTCTATCCATCCGGGGCCGCCCTTCTTGTCGGGGAACCAGAGGTCCATCTCGGCGCTGGGCTCGGTGAAGGGGAAGTATGAGGGCCGCAGTCTGGTCCGGGCCTCGGGGCCGAACATGGCCACGGCGAGCTTGTCCAGGGTGCCCTTGAGGTCGGCCATGGTCAGGTGCTCATCGACGGCGATGGCCTCGCACTGGTGGAATACCGGGGTGTGGGTGGCATCCAGCTCGTCGGTGCGGAAGACCCTGCCCGTGCAAGCCACGTAGAGCGGCACACCGCGGGTTATCAGGGAACGGGCCTGGTCTGGCGAAGTGTGTGTGCGCATGACCATGTTGGAGCCGACGAATCCTGCGGCATCCCTGGCCTGGCTGCCCTTGACGTAGAAGGTGTCCTGCATCTGGCGGGCAGGATGGTCTGGGCCGAAGTTGAGGGCATCGAAGTTGTACCACTCGGCCTCCAGCTCAGGACCCTGGGCGATGCTCCAACCCATGGAGACGAAGAAATCCTCCACGTCCTCCATGAGTTTGGACAACGGGTGGCGGGCGCCCTGGGGACGGCGGTTGACCGGCAGGGTCATATCCACCTGTTCGGCGGCCAGGCGGCGGGACTCCTCCTCCTGGCGCAGCTGCCGCTCCTTGAGCCCGTAGGCACGGCCGAAGTCAGCCTTGAGCTTGCCTGCCAGACGCCCGGCGGTC
The window above is part of the Bifidobacterium asteroides DSM 20089 genome. Proteins encoded here:
- the pheS gene encoding phenylalanine--tRNA ligase subunit alpha; amino-acid sequence: MVAQEEFDPAAMTDEVNEGIGRIREASDLAELKAIKAKYAGTGSALAGSGRMIGRLPADQKKTAGRLAGKLKADFGRAYGLKERQLRQEEESRRLAAEQVDMTLPVNRRPQGARHPLSKLMEDVEDFFVSMGWSIAQGPELEAEWYNFDALNFGPDHPARQMQDTFYVKGSQARDAAGFVGSNMVMRTHTSPDQARSLITRGVPLYVACTGRVFRTDELDATHTPVFHQCEAIAVDEHLTMADLKGTLDKLAVAMFGPEARTRLRPSYFPFTEPSAEMDLWFPDKKGGPGWIEWGGCGMVNPNVLRSAGVDPQRYSGFAFGVGMERTLLLRHDINDMHDLVEGDVRFSQQFEMGE